The Corvus hawaiiensis isolate bCorHaw1 chromosome 32, bCorHaw1.pri.cur, whole genome shotgun sequence genome has a segment encoding these proteins:
- the RNASEH2A gene encoding LOW QUALITY PROTEIN: ribonuclease H2 subunit A (The sequence of the model RefSeq protein was modified relative to this genomic sequence to represent the inferred CDS: deleted 1 base in 1 codon), whose protein sequence is MALSALERDPAGGGRFSSAVPPLCRRRPCALGVDEAGRGPVLGPMVYAICYCPVEKLEELEALGVADSKTLSEAERERRFGLLEAAGGSVGWALQVLPPAHISASMQQRAKYNLNELSHDTATELIQFALDSGVQVAEVFVDTVGPADKYEAKLRQRFPGLGVTVRPKADALFPVVSAASICAKVARGPGRAPLELRGGFGGPRPRLRLRVPQRPQDQGVAEEEPGAGFWVPPAREVQLGDGAVRCCSATGSRCSGLMKTPQTTPRPPPRCSPTSPGAPLGASPTASSRSAACGPWPSCDPPETGTPPPKRGPQNQLVVL, encoded by the exons ATGGCGCTGTCCGCCCTggagcgggacccggcgggcgGGGGTCGCTTCTCCTCCGCCGTGCCCCCCCTGTGCCGCCGCCGGCCCTGCGCGCTCGGCGTGGACGAGGCGGGCCGGGGGCCGGTGCTCG gGCCGATGGTTTACGCGATCTGCTACTGCCCCGTGGAGAAACTGGAGGAACTGGAGGCGCTGGGGGTGGCAG ACTCGAAGACGCTGTCGGAGGCGGAGCGGGAGCGGCGCTTCGGGCTCCTGGAGGCTGCGGGGGGCTCGGTGGGGTGGGCGCTGCAGGTGTTGCCCCCCGCCCACATCTCGGCCTCCATGCAGCAGCG AGCCAAATACAACCTGAACGAGCTGTCCCACGACACGGCCACC GAGCTGATCCAGTTCGCGCTCGATTCGGGGGTGCAGGTGGCCGag GTGTTCGTGGACACGGTGGGGCCGGCGGACAAGTACGAGGCCAAGCTACGGCAGCGCTTCCCGGGGCTGGGGGTCACCGTGCGCCCCAAGGCCGACGCCCTGTTCCCGGTGGTCAGCGCCGCCAGCATCTGCGCCAAG GTCGCCCGGGGACCGGGCCGTGCTCCACTGGAACTTcgtggaggatttgggggacCCCGACCGCGATTACGGCTCCGGGTACCCCAACG ACCCCAAGAccaaggagtggctgaggaGGAACCTGGAGCCGGTTTTTGGGTTCCCCCAGCTCGTGAGGTTCAGCTGGGGGACGGCGCAGTGCGCTGCTGCAGCGCGACGGGGTCCCGGTGCAGTG GGCTGATGAAGACCCCACAGACGACCCCACGGCCCCCCCCTCGGTGCTCTCCTACTTCGCCCGGAGCCCCCCTCGGCGCCTCCCCCACCGCTTCTTCCAGGAGCGCAGCCTGCGGCCCCTGGCCGAGCTGTGACCCCCCCGAAACGGGGACACCCCCCCCGAAacggggaccccaaaaccagctGGTTGTTTTATAA
- the HOOK2 gene encoding LOW QUALITY PROTEIN: protein Hook homolog 2 (The sequence of the model RefSeq protein was modified relative to this genomic sequence to represent the inferred CDS: deleted 1 base in 1 codon) — protein MAAGRDACGALLTWLQTFDPPSPCAAPPDLASGVTLAHVLHKIDSSWFDETWLGQIREDAEGSARLKVNNLRKVLQSVLEYWQDVLGQAVAEQHVPDVALAAQHGDPEQLGKLVRLVLGCAVSCERREEHIQRIMTLEESVQHEVMTAIQELLDPELSEPMAAETYGNFDTQSRRYYFLSQEPPEEAGGGSGQRCRELEQQVATLLEEKGHLAAENRALREQLDSDAAGAAAKKLLRLQTQVEELQEENYRLESGKEELRARCSRLEQEARGLQLRAQELSGLAGEARALRDEMDLLRASSARAGRLEAAVATYRGRAAAAGELRRWVRALEERHAAQTRRAAHLQQQLGRAQAGCAQLEAARRQVEELSGQQAEAALRAEKWHLEFRHLQERFEALSQEKERLLEERDALREANEELRCAQVQQGYLGQADAGLEGGPAPPRNLAAEILPAELRDTVTRLRRENRRLRLQRDQLRHRLEATEAAEPRTAQGRPQEELLLLEETPEDLDELPEGEEEEEEEEEELESSRAGSGFRGSTRSPPQKPSVPTGDPPGTPPLAPVLQLLRNQLQEKDALIRHLESDWERSQAQREREERLLVTAWYNMGLALQQQEGGMAPRGLPSGAQSFLAQQRLATIARLARIPHGRVPSS, from the exons ATGGCGGCGGGGCGGGACGCGTGCGGGGCGCTGCTCACCTGG CTGCAAACCTTTGACCCCCCCTCACCGTGCGCGGCC CCCCCAGACCTGGCCAGCGGGGTGACCCTCGCCCATGTCCTGCACAAAAT CGATTCTTCCTGGTTCGATGAGACGTGGCTGGGCCAGATCCGGGAGGACGCCGAGGGCAGCGCTCGGCTcaag gtgAACAACCTGCGCAAGGTGCTGCAGAGCGTCCTGGAGTACTGGCAGGAT GTGCTGGGCCAGGCCGTGGCGGAGCAGCACGTGCCGGACGTGGCGCTGGCGGCCCAGCACGGCGACCCCGAGCAACTGGGCAAACTGGTGCGGCTGGTGCTGGGCTGCGCCGTGAGCTGCGAGCGGCGGGAAG AGCACATCCAGCGCATCATGACGCTGGAGGAGTCGGTGCAGCACGAGGTGATGACGGCGATCCAGGAG CTCTTGGATCCGGAGCTGTCGGAGCCGATGGCGGCTGAGACCTACGGGAACTTCGACACTCAG TCCCGCCGCTATTACTTCCTGAGCCAGGAGCCCCCCGAGGAGGCCGGGGGGgggtcggggcagcgctgccgcgAGTTGGAGCAGCAG GTGGCCAcgctgctggaggagaagggacACCTGGCCGCGGAGAACCGGGCGCTGCGGGAGCAGCTCGACTCCGACGCCGCCGGCGCCGCCGCCAAGAAGCTGCTGCGGCTGCAGACGCaggtggaggagctgcaggaggagaactACAG GCTGGAGAGCGGCAAGGAGGAGCTGCGGGCGCGCTGCTCgcggctggagcaggaggcGCGGGGGCTGCAGCTGCGGGCGCAGGAGCTCAGCGGGCTGGCCGGGGAGGCGCGGGCGCTGCGCGACGAGATGGACCTGCTCAG GGCGTCGtcggcgcgggcggggcggctgGAGGCGGCGGTGGCCACGtaccggggccgggcggcggcggcgggggagcTGCGGCGCTGGGTGCGGGCGCTGGAGGAGCGCCACGCCGCCCAGACGCGCCGCGCCGcgcacctgcagcagcagctgggccgCGCCCAGGCCGGCTGTGCGCAGCTGGAGGCCGCCCGCAGGCAG GTGGAGGAGCTGAGCGGGCAACAAGCTGAGGCGGCGCTGAGGGCCGAGAAGTGGCACCTGGAGTTCCGGCACCTGCAGGAGCGGTTCGAGGCGCTGAGCCAGGAGAAGGAG CGGCTGCTGGAGGAGCGGGACGCGCTGCGCGAGGCCAACGAGGAGCTGCGCTGCGCGCAGGTGCAGCAGGGCTACCTGGGCCAGGCAG ATGCGGGGCTGGAGGGGGGCCCAGCCCCTCCCCGGAATTTGGCGGCTGAGATCCTTCCCGCGGAGCTCAG GGACACGGTGACACGGCTGCGACGGGAGAACCGACGGCTGCGGCTGCAGCGGGACCAGCTCCGGCACAg ACTGGAGGCCACGGAGGCGGCCGAGCCTCGGACAGCGCAGGGGAGGCCTCAGGAGGAG CTGTTGCTGCTGGAGGAGACCCCGGAGGACCT ggaTGAGTTgccagagggagaggaggaggaggaggaggaggaggaagagctggagtCCTCCAGGGCTG GATCAGGATTTAGAGGTTCCACGCGGTCACCCCCCCAAAAGCCCTCGGTCCCCACTGGGGACCCACCCGGGACTCCCCCTTTGGCCCCCgtcctgcagctgctccgcAACCAACTGCAGGAGAAGGATGCGCTGATCCGGCACCTGGAG AGCGACTGGGAGCGCAGCCAGGCACAGCGGGAGCGCGAGGAGCGGCTGCTGGTCACCGCCTGGTACAACATg ggcctggcactgcagcagcaggagggagggatggcGCCGCGGGGCCTCCCCAGCGGGGCTCAGTCCTTCCTGGCCCAGCAGCGCTTGGCCACGATCGCCCGGCTAGCGCGGATCCCTCACGGCCGGGTTCCCTCCAGCTGA